The following DNA comes from Candidatus Cloacimonadota bacterium.
CCACTTTTGGGCGGTCCAATCAGGGCAATATTCATTTATCTTTATTCTCCACGAGTTTTTTTAAGGAACGCAGCTCCGTCGGGGTTAGATGACGCCAGCGTCCTTCGGGAAGGTCTTTCAGTTGCAAAGTACCTAATTGCAGGCGTTTGAGCCGTTTCACCCGAGCTCCCACGGCTTCCAACATCTGGCGAATTTGCCGCTTGCGTCCTTCCGTGATTACAATTTTCAAGGTCATGCTGCCTTCAGTTTGGCTTTTCACAAAAACTCCGGCTGGACGCGTGAGACCACCTTCGATGGGCACTCCGCGACGCAATTCGCCAAGTTCTTTTTTATTGAGAACGCGGTTGATTTCAACTCGGTAAACCTTTTCCACGCCGCGCTTTGGATGGGTGAGCGCGTTGATTAGTTCGCCGTCATTGGTCATCAGAAGCAGACCTTCCGAACCTTTGTCCAGCCTGCCCGCGTAACGCAGATTGTGCGCTCCCTGAGGCAACAGCGCGTAAATCGTGTCACGTCCAAATTCATCGGCACGTGTCACCAGCACACCGCGGGGTTTATTCAGCATCAGATACACCATTTCCGTTTGCGGCTGCAGCTCTTCCCCGCGCAGGCTGACCTGGTCTTTTTCGGGGTCCACCCTGCAGCTCAGGTCTGTGCAGATTTCACCGTTCACCCGCACTTCTCCGGAGCGAATCAATTCATCCGCATCGCGGCGGGAACAAATTCCGCTTTGAGCCAGCCAACGGTTCAGGCGTATGCCTTCACCAGGTTTCGAGGCTGTTTTGGATGATGGTGTTGAAGAGCCTCGTGATGAGTTCATCTGTTGCTTCCTCTTTCGTTTTTGATTTTGCCGTGCTGGAGCTTTGCGCGGTGGCTGCGTAGGGCTCCGTCAGGGTCAGTTGTTTATTTTCATAGATTACCTGGTTGTTAATCAGGTCGGTGAAAACCACGCTGCAGCTTAGGCGCAGCATATAATCTTGCACATTATTACCGCTGTCGTAGCTGTAAACGCTTTCCGAAAAATCCAGGATTTCTCCTTCCAGCGTGCAATCAGGCTGTTGTGTTACAAGTTTCAGGCGTCCGTCACGGCTGAATTTTTGGGTAAGCCCGTCCATCACCGTATCCGCCAGATCAAACTGTGAACTTCGGTTTTCAAAAGGGCGCACGGCAATATTTTTCAGATGCGGGTAAGCATTTGAAAACACGGAATATGAGCATCCCCAAAGTACCACCGCCAGCATTGCCAGACAAATATATTTCTTGACCATTATGCCATGCTCAAAAAAATCTCTATCTTTGTCAAGTTAAACCTTGAAAATGCAAAAAAACGCATTTCCAAAGCCATCACCAAGGGAGGTAACAATGGCGAAGAAATATTTGTCCAAAATCGAAGTGGCCCGCAAGCTGAAAGTATCCGAGCGCGTGGTCCAGGAGATGATGAACACCGATACTTTTGAAACCAAACAGGTGGGGAAAAACCTCAAAATCGATGAGGATTCCCTGAATGAATGGCTGGAAAACCTCAACGAAAGAGACGAAAAAATGCTGGCATTAAAGCGCGTTATCTGCCATTTTGAAGAGTATATGCGCCCGGAAAATATCTTTCTGGATTTCGAAGCGGAAAACAAGTTCGACGCCATTCGCATCCTCAGCGTGAAGGCGAAGGATTTGAAGCTTGTGCGCGATGCCCGCTGGCTCTATGAAGTTGTGGTTGCCCGTGAGGAGCTGATCTCCACCGCCATCGGCCACGGTGTCGCTCTGCTGCATCCGCGCCACCTGCATCCATCCAAAATCAAGGCACCCAGCATCCTCTTCGGACGCTCCAGCACCCCCGTGGATTTCGATGCTCCAGACAACAAACCCGTGAACATCTTCTTCATGCTGCTCCTGCACAACGACAAACAACATCTTTTCAGCCTTTCCTACATCTCCAAGCTCATCATGAACCCGGAGATTCTGGAAGCCTTCAGCACCGCGGCAAACGTTGAGGAAATTCACGATTGCCTCACCATTCTGCCAGAACAGCAAAATAAGTAAAATGCCCAAAGTTCGTGTGATTTTGGGCAGTAAAAGTGACCTGCCCATCTGTGAACCCTTGCGCCAGGTTTTGGAGGAATTCGGCGTGGATTACGATTTTCACGTTTCCTCCGCCCATCGCAAGCCCCAAAAAACCGCCGAACTGGCTCAACAGGCTGAAAACGATGGGGTTAAAGTGATAATCGCCGCCGCTGGAATGGCAGCCCATCTGCC
Coding sequences within:
- a CDS encoding LptE family protein — translated: MVKKYICLAMLAVVLWGCSYSVFSNAYPHLKNIAVRPFENRSSQFDLADTVMDGLTQKFSRDGRLKLVTQQPDCTLEGEILDFSESVYSYDSGNNVQDYMLRLSCSVVFTDLINNQVIYENKQLTLTEPYAATAQSSSTAKSKTKEEATDELITRLFNTIIQNSLETW
- a CDS encoding rRNA pseudouridine synthase is translated as MNSSRGSSTPSSKTASKPGEGIRLNRWLAQSGICSRRDADELIRSGEVRVNGEICTDLSCRVDPEKDQVSLRGEELQPQTEMVYLMLNKPRGVLVTRADEFGRDTIYALLPQGAHNLRYAGRLDKGSEGLLLMTNDGELINALTHPKRGVEKVYRVEINRVLNKKELGELRRGVPIEGGLTRPAGVFVKSQTEGSMTLKIVITEGRKRQIRQMLEAVGARVKRLKRLQLGTLQLKDLPEGRWRHLTPTELRSLKKLVENKDK
- a CDS encoding PTS transporter subunit EIIA, with translation MAKKYLSKIEVARKLKVSERVVQEMMNTDTFETKQVGKNLKIDEDSLNEWLENLNERDEKMLALKRVICHFEEYMRPENIFLDFEAENKFDAIRILSVKAKDLKLVRDARWLYEVVVAREELISTAIGHGVALLHPRHLHPSKIKAPSILFGRSSTPVDFDAPDNKPVNIFFMLLLHNDKQHLFSLSYISKLIMNPEILEAFSTAANVEEIHDCLTILPEQQNK